TTCCCCTGTGGCGGCAAGCTTGTTTTACACAGCGCATCCCACGAACTGCCTTGCAAAGCCTCCGTGTTCACCGGcaatcttccaggacccttttgTTCCAAGAGGAGCCGCAACCACGCGGCACAGCGCCACacggtcggcgccatttcaaCTGCTttattacgatacatccgtgctacaATTTCCAGGAATATAAAACAGTATTAAGAAAAGATCTCGTGAAGTTTCTTCAGTTAGCGAGTAAGATAAATATTTCCtcatagagtttctgtagtagtttgtgcaaactgcctgtttgtgggcttgccgatCCCCGGCAAGAactaaccccccccccccccttacctCTTTCTGagttagtttcactttctaaatttatagatttcctcaaactatttaAAGTGCCTGTAtgtatacattctgcagaattgattctttccaactgaatattagaacctgtaaatagcaattgtatatcacttgtaatatagtgtaaataaatatttattaaacctttataaatatctctgccacTTATTTTcggcgagaatttacatttcacaacaCTCACAGGACTAACCTCTCTCAAAAATTAACGGAGCATTTGGACCAACTAGCGTAGCAATAGCACCAGCTCCATCTGTTGGTCTGGCATTTCCAGTGGCATACACAGCGATGTCTCCAGCAACAACAAGTGCATAGCGTCCTGTGAAAAACACAGAAGTATGAAAAGTAGACGAGAATGTAATACATTTTAATACCCATCAGCAACTTTAGACTTTGGTTATAGAGGAGATGACTCCAGGATTAATAGGCTCTTCAGTCCTGGCAGCCACCAAGATTTAGAGGAAAAAACCGTGATGATTATCCATGTTGCTATTTTTTGCCTAGAACTGAACTAGTGGCAAATCCCCAGAGCATTTAAGATAGACTTCAGAAGCATACAAGAGTTTACCATCTGAATTTTATATGGTTGAACACAAACACTGTAATTGCAAGGCATACTACTCAGAAATAGAGACTGATGCAACTTTTCAAAAAAATACCCTGAACTTACCATCCCAAGAACTAGATTCAATCCAATTAATAGCATTaaagagagcagcagtgcctcCATAGCATGCATTCATGGTGTCGATTCCTTCTACATCCGTATTACCAGATTCTTCAAAAAGTTGCATCAGGACAGTCTTTACAGATTTTGATTTATCAACTCTTGTCTCTGTTCCAACTTCTAATCTCCCGATGCAGTCATAGGAAAGGCTGTTCCTCTCCATGAGCTTCTGAACCACAGTCAAACAGAGAGAATTGATATCCTCCCGATCAGAGAAGAACCCCATCTTTGACTGGCCTAACCCAATGGTGTATTTGCCAGCATTCACACCATCATActtctccagctctgtctgGTCCATGTACTGAGAGGGAAAATATATTTCCAGTGCAACAATTCCCACATCTTTGGGCCAGCAGGATTCAGCAGTCACCGGAAGAAACCCAGGCATCGTGGTGActctaagaaaaaaagaaagcgaCAAACCCCAGCTGATTTATTCACATCCATTTTTAGAGACCTACATCATACATACTTTAATTTTATGTGGATTTATAGAAAAGGTTAACTTTTAGGTGTTCTACAAGTTAATTTGCAAAAGGCAAGCCTTTGCCTCCAAGTGAAATTTTGGTCTTTGTTTGCCTGTAGACTCCCCCAATTCTAATGGGGTCCCTCCAGGTGAGGGCATTGTCATCTTAAACACCTTGCACAATAAGCCTAGCATGGAGGCAAGCCCAATAAAACTCACCAGTACCCAAAATTTCTGGTTTTGACAGTCCCTGACCACAGACTATCCCATCCTGCAGGCACTTCACCTCTATtagcatttcatttttaaagtttCTCAAATGCTTTTAATTTGCACATTTTTGCAGGCCATGGCAGTAAGGGCAAGCAGTAGCATCATTCTTTTTAAGCTATCTGGAGTACAAacaatagggggaaaaaaaaggcaaggaagaCAACAATATCTGCCTCCAGGAAGCTGACCCTAGCAGGCAGGATTAAGGATTTGTCACGGCACAGCAGCAGGTTTACAATGTGAGAAAGAGAGTGGCGGTCACAGTTTTCCTGAGGCCGCAGCCAGGGAAAGGAACACAGTGGCCTGGAGATGCCCCAGGAGTTGCCAGGGCAAATTCACACCTCAGCAGCACAACCAGTAAGTTACACACCTCCTGGGAAGAAGGAGCGGCACTGAGCTTCAGACCTGGCGCCAAGAGCTGCATTTTAACTCAGATCTGTACAGGCACtgaagaggagaatgagggtAGCTTCCAGCACTGAATGAATGCTGACACGCTACTGGCAGTGAAATTCCCAATGTCCCTGcgcagaaaaggactttggggtcCAACAACCTTTGTGGCATAAAACATCTCCCTTTCTCTGAAAGGGGACAAAAAGGGAATACAGACAGCTGCCAGAAGACTTCAGGCAGGTTCCAACTCAGCATGTTGTCTGACAGCAACCCTGAGGTTGAGCCTTCTAGCCATAGCAGAAAGATTAAAGGCTACAGAGACTCTTAGATACTTAATTTTAATTAAGATTTAATACTAAAAgacaaaacatttctttatAAGCTTGCCCTGATCGCTTCAGAAAATGGGACATATGACATCTTAAGTCAACCAGTcattagaggggaaaaaatattatttactcAATGAAAAACAGCCTTTTGTCCTCTTGGCCAAACTATAAACAAAATCCCATTGCTGAGTTTTTACTGAAAATGAAAGAGTATGCAGAAGTACCATTTCTTCTAAAACACTGAGAATCCAAAATGTTTTATTCTAAAAATAATTAGAAGCCTACTGTTATGAATATTATTACTAATATTTAATAAGAGTATGCAATATCCAtaagaatatgtgatttgtgtcaaaagGTGAGTTAGGAGTGAAGTTCAAGGAGCTTGTTTTAAAAAGATCGCAAGAGCTGTTTTCGAAAAGCTCGAACTGATTTCTAACCAGACAGACCAAAGATAAAAGTGGTGCTGGCTCTGACTTGGAATGTGTGGATTTCAGATAAAAAAACCTTGGGAACAGAGCATGTTTAAGGCGGGAGACCTCTCAGCAGACACTGTGAGAAAGATTATTTCATCCTTTGATCCTATCCTTCTCCTGAGCACCCCAGAACATTCTAAGAACTCATTATTatatccctgccttctatttaacataagcctgtttatgtaaatgagatagctatataagaaggaaaaaacggTATTGCTCTTGCTGTGTTTTCGTCCCTTTCCTCAGCCCAGCGTGCTGCTTTGCTTGCCCTTATTCCcaacaaaattttaaaagacattttttggcTAGTGTATTTATGACAATTTGGTGCGTTGACAGGGAAAGCTTTGACTTCTCTGTCCTTTGGCCTCATTTGAAGGGGGCCCCCACTGAGGCTTCCGGTGGCTTCAGTGTGACTACGGGGAATGGAAAATCAGTGCTTTCGGAAGCTGAATAAGAGCAAGCAAAGAAATCCCTTTTGTTCAATTGGCAATACGTTACCCCTTGTAATTCTTTGTGCACGAAGACCTGGACAAGGGTGAGTAAAAATCGTGTTCCGCCCAGTGTGTcaatgtgagctgaaattccccccccaccgacaataaccaggctagctcagtctggaagcgaatgaaagctgtatttgcaagcagaatctacaatctatgatgaaatgcaacgaatatatacaaatataaaaaattcacaacttctacaaatatatacaaGCAACATAAAAGCACAACCAaaatccctttgcttcccaccCAAAGGGGACctctcccaaggggcctctctcccaggggctgcctCCGCCCAGACCCCCccggcagaaagcagagttagctaaagcagagaaattgttaacttagcttgccaaggtcagtgtgttatcttcagccagaagagaagaagaaacagcagccagaagagaagaagaaacagcagacagacaCCCCATCAAGGTGCCCCCACTGCAGattgcagagtgcccactttcttttcagtaatagttcttaaacatttctatctgtccaagggaagtgtttagaacaataattaatttgctttcttacacccaatagtgacttatttgcattctttcactttctctgcttgaactttgcaaagaaaaattaaaaagacagtttcaaaccatcacagtccaccccttctaaacaattccattggatgCTACTACTATttgtctaatctaaaacaatatttaCAGCAATGAGTGAAtgaagaccatagtccattccggctatctcagatgtagatgagtCAAAagggtcaaatcacaggaatcatagaatcatagaatcaagaagacaggaagagacctcaaaaatcatcgactacaacctgtcaccctaaacctcatgactagctaaaccatggcaccaagtgccaggaaaaacagcaaacacctTATTTcatcgcagatggagcgaagaaaggaacagggactctcaggtgactcagggctctcagggttcttagTGTTCGTGcgccgtagatctcatggattctcctcttgggcacgaTGTCGTATCtgtacaacactctgaatttaacctctctcagccaaagttagatttatttgtggaatacactgaatttcgccattttcttgcatcacccaataggtgtgaccaggaccttcagcagaaaccacccctcggacaggcttggcctctcctgaaggagaaaacacccaaacagttttgcctaacagattcttttctctgataacaggaactctgtcaccttcctcctttcgcaacaaatctgattgggcaggtccagctcgattcactgaacctctactattcaccaaccaggttgcttgtgctaaatgtttctcccagtttttcaaagatccaccccccatggctttgagagtggttttcagcaaaccgttgtagcgttcgatcttccctgcagctggtgcatagtagggaatgaggaatatccactcgatgccgtgctctttggcccagtttttcacaagattgttcttgaagtgagttccattgtccgactcaatcctctctggagttccgtgtctccacaggatttgtctttccagaccaagaatggtgttacgtgcagttgcatgaggaactggataagtttccagccatccagtgattgcctctaccatagtcagcacatactgcttaccagatcgagaacgaggtagagtgatgtagtcaatctgccaggcttcaccatacttgtacttggaccatcggtcaccgtaccataagggcttgatccgctttgcctgcttaatagcagcacaaatgtcacagtcatggatgacttgtgtgatagcatccatggaaatgtcaatggatctgtcacgagcccattggtaggttgcatctctgccttgatgtcctgacgaatcatgggcccactgagctaagaacagctcacctcggtgtttccagtcaacaTCAGGATCAAGATCAGAGCTTGTatccacttgggaaactcttgcagccagatctgcctgatggctgtgttgctgttcctcagtagctttgctcttcggaatgtgagcatcgatgtgtctcactttcactgggattctctcaatacgAGCAGcgatgtcttgccacagatctgcagcccagattggctttccttttctctgccagccattctttttccagtctttcagccaaccccacaaggcattggctaccatccatgtgtcggtgtagagataaagctttggccatctctcacgttcagctacgttaagggctagctggacagcttttacctcagcaaactgactggattctccttctcgatctcttgcctctgcaactctgcacgttggactccacactgcagtcttccaccttcgcttgtttccaacaagacaacaggaaccgtctgtgaacaaagcatatctcttttcatcatcagacagatcactgtaaggaggagcttcctctgcacgagttactctctcctctggaggttttgcacagcttgtgccttctggccagtgtgtgatcacctccaccaaaccaggcctttcgagatttcccattcgagctctctgtgttatcagagccatccacttagaccaggtagcatctgttgcatgatgtggtgaagaacctttgcctttgaacatccaattcagaactggcaatctaggagctagaagaagttgtgactcagttccaatcacttcagaagcagctttcactccttcataagcagctagctaaaatctctttctctgttggagtgtagtttgcctctgagcctctgtagccacgaccccagaaaccaagaggacgtcctcgtgtctcacctggaactctttgccataagcaccaggttggaccctTGTCACTCgaggccgtgtacagaatgttcttaatgtctggaccagttcggacaggtcccagacccatcgcttggactacctctcgcttgatctgctCAAAAGCtccttgttgctcaggaccccactggaaactgtttctctttcgagtcacatcataaagaggtttcccaatctgactgtatccaggaatgtgcagtctccaaaatcccactatgcctaagaaaggcagagtttctttcttattgatgggatttgccatggtggagactctgtttatcacatcctttgggatgtgacggcgaccatcttgccaccgcactcccagaaactggatttctctggcaggtcctttcaccttgtctcgcttgatagcgaaaccagcttgcaagagaatgtcaatggattttgttacctttctcgaagacttcttcagcagtctcaccccagacgatgatgtcatcgatgaactgaatgtgttctggagctccacctttctccaaagcatcatggatcactgcatggcagatggttgaactgtgaatccacccctggggcaaacgattgaatgtgtactgaatgcctctccaggtgaaagcaaactgaggcctgcattcctctgctatgggaatagagaagaaagcattagcaatgtctatggtcgcataccatttggcctctttggattccagctcatattggagttccatcatgtctggcacagctgcactcatgggtggagttacttcattcaaggcacggaaatcaagtgtcagacgccactctccattctgctttctcacaggccagactggactgttgaaaggtgaatgagttttgctgatgaccttctgactctccaactgacgaatcaagttttgaatgggcaccaaagagtcacggttggttctgtattgtctgtgatgcacagtttgagaagcaaccggcagctttacatcctctatctcatgttgtcccacaactgcagattcatctgaaagctcaggtctaatggacaacttcaattttcctccatcaatttctacagttgctattccaaaagcccatttgtaacccttagggtctttaaaacgcccttctctcagaaagtcaattcccaaaatacaaggtgcattaggacctgttacaatagtatgtttcttccactgcttcccagttaaacttatatcaacctctatcttaaacaactcttgagatccaccagtgactccctgaatagttatagattctcccccttgataatttgatggtattatggtgcactgagctcctgtgtcaaccaaggccctgtacttctgaaattttgaagtgccaggccactggatgtacacatcccaatagattctgttatctccattatcccttacctccccctggcggaaggcagggcacccctaatggtggggattacctccacatgtacagctggcacaatgtccagcaccagaattaggatcactgttggagctatcagagttgttctgggaaactgaggaagcgacagctaccctcctggtattgctacctcgggatctgcccctctgcagctcccgtaacctcttgaaaagatcagaagttggttgaccatcccatctgttcatgttctcaccaaactgatcacgcagagttatccagatactgccacgtgattgcctctgctgtctgttttggtttgacctattctggaatggccttcttggagcacgtctgttcctaacagctgaaacttgtatccatctggaggaagaggaatcagaatcatcccccttcatcaagttggatatggaggttttaagttcctccttcagctctttcatgcaattctccatctttccagacaaagtttcaatggctgaaaccaaagaagtacgtgcaagactatcctccaattgcctcatttggtcagtgaaatggccaacagtgggaggcactccaccataatttcttgccacaatcctgcttgccagaatagtagcataattaggaggagcaagcttaatgagctttttggcaaggcctgttccaacaggaatttcatcaggattcagagtcttatgatctccatacattacttctctcacagcaaactctctcagacgcttgattccctcagctattgtggtccaaggcttagggttccatggtaaatcatctctgctggggtacctcagcgagactgccagtaggaggcgtgcccacagagaaactttaccaatgcacttgcctagatgcctgtctatgcctgtatcctttgagagcatccccaactgagaggccgacttgtcgcctaccaccaatgctggggctcccatatcaaaacacctggctagccaagacaggactggctcattatctcctctgatgtaatccttcctcacatgtctaatttcctgtctgggtgcattagctgactgtatgtcatcctcatcatcatcatcatcatcatcctgaggttgctgtccccataatcctgttgtaatcctccgttgaatttccttgagttcagaggctctgccagcagttgctaatctaccagggtctacatcctgacctacatctccatcatccatgtggggtctcaagaggtctaccagagttttaaggctaaccctctcttcctcatcagaaggatctttcttaacagagggaccctgagtagaaggaccctcatctccatctgcaccatctcctgcagcatctgcatctcctcctgcatctcctttacgctttctgcttacagtggccaccaaatttactggcttggttttcacattcacagcagagttggaagagcaagtagccttatgtctttcttgacacagtg
The window above is part of the Indicator indicator isolate 239-I01 unplaced genomic scaffold, UM_Iind_1.1 iindUn_scaffold_152, whole genome shotgun sequence genome. Proteins encoded here:
- the LOC128980391 gene encoding hydroxymethylglutaryl-CoA synthase, cytoplasmic-like; this encodes MPGFLPVTAESCWPKDVGIVALEIYFPSQYMDQTELEKYDGVNAGKYTIGLGQSKMGFFSDREDINSLCLTVVQKLMERNSLSYDCIGRLEVGTETRVDKSKSVKTVLMQLFEESGNTDVEGIDTMNACYGGTAALFNAINWIESSSWDGRYALVVAGDIAVYATGNARPTDGAGAIATLVGPNAPLIFERG